From one Campylobacter concisus genomic stretch:
- the fdh3B gene encoding formate dehydrogenase FDH3 subunit beta produces MSEFNDNNRLKFYCDDDRCIDCNGCAVACDEAHELPLGIRRRRVITLNEGVPSKEISTSIACMHCEDAPCSLVCPVDCFYIRSDGIVLHDKDICIGCGYCLYACPFGAPQFPRDGVFGAKGSMDKCTMCAGGPLPTNSEAEREEYGQDRISEGKVPVCAAMCSTKALLVGESAMIEKIYGDRVKARGYGFKDLKQTLTWKLAYYAGDRLKIKS; encoded by the coding sequence ATGAGCGAATTTAACGATAACAATAGACTTAAATTTTACTGCGACGACGATAGATGCATCGACTGTAACGGCTGCGCGGTAGCTTGCGACGAGGCTCACGAGCTGCCTCTTGGCATCCGCCGCCGCCGCGTCATCACGCTAAACGAAGGCGTACCCAGTAAGGAAATATCAACCTCGATAGCCTGCATGCACTGCGAGGACGCTCCGTGCTCGCTGGTTTGCCCGGTTGATTGTTTTTATATCAGGAGCGATGGTATCGTGCTACACGATAAAGATATCTGCATCGGCTGCGGATACTGTCTATACGCGTGTCCGTTCGGCGCGCCTCAGTTCCCGCGCGATGGAGTGTTCGGCGCCAAAGGCTCGATGGATAAGTGCACGATGTGTGCAGGCGGTCCGCTACCGACAAATAGCGAAGCCGAGCGCGAAGAGTACGGTCAGGATAGAATTTCAGAAGGCAAAGTGCCGGTTTGTGCGGCGATGTGCTCGACAAAGGCGCTGCTAGTAGGCGAATCAGCGATGATAGAAAAAATCTACGGCGATAGAGTCAAGGCACGCGGCTACGGCTTTAAAGACCTAAAGCAAACTCTGACTTGGAAGCTCGCCTACTATGCTGGCGATAGGCTTAAGATAAAATCTTAA
- a CDS encoding molybdopterin oxidoreductase family protein translates to MEEIVKTTCPYCGTGCGIDLIVRNGRIVDAKPSKDHHVNDGELCLKGMFGWEFVNSPKRLSRPMMRKLNGVYDKRGELEEVSFEEVYDFLADKFKSTVEKYGPSSIMGFSSARSNNEDNYVFQKFFRAQGSNNVDHCARLUHAPTVAGLASTLGNGTMTNDLVEFATDTDVFLLIGTNTSECHPIIAMQMQRGLQRGAKMIVVDPKRTDMAKKADIFLQIPIGANIKTLNTMMHVIIAENLQDSEFIEKYSEGFEYLKEAVKDFTPERFERETGIKKELIIEAARMYAKAGAAAICYTMGITQFSDGTSNVFSLSNLAVLTGNLGKKGAGVNPLRGQNNVQGACDMGALPNVIPAGAVNSPYAQEQARKVWHFELNPVPGFKLTQAPDKMDSGELKVLYVYGENPVMSDPWTEHFVHAVHHLDCFIVQDLFFTESAHKADVVLPAAGWGEKDGTFINTSRRVQRTRKASEPVNGVEPDWKVVCNIANRMGLEGFDFASPEQIWNELRELMPKFFGGISYYRLGKLGGISWPCPDEEHPGTPVLYADHKSMLPGGKFRFAPVLYVDDKEERAKAEAEFRAKMNIPEGYPVGSGALSEVPDEVYPCLFTTGRKVYHYHTGTMTRECPALEYGAGIEGALIEVSPDIARERELEEGCYALVQNKRGQIAAKLRVNPDLKEGTIFTTFHYSEADGNELANASDPDPLSGITPLKMTIANIRRLSEEEFIKFREQNEMSMHSANPYLSPVRA, encoded by the coding sequence ATGGAAGAGATCGTAAAGACCACCTGTCCATATTGCGGTACGGGTTGCGGCATCGATCTTATCGTGCGAAACGGTAGAATCGTAGATGCCAAACCTAGCAAAGACCACCACGTAAACGACGGCGAGCTTTGCTTAAAAGGAATGTTCGGATGGGAGTTCGTAAACTCTCCTAAACGCTTAAGCCGACCGATGATGAGAAAGCTAAACGGCGTTTACGACAAGCGCGGAGAGCTTGAAGAAGTGAGTTTTGAGGAGGTTTATGATTTCCTCGCGGATAAATTTAAATCCACCGTCGAAAAATACGGCCCAAGCTCGATCATGGGCTTTAGCTCTGCGCGCTCAAATAACGAAGACAACTATGTTTTCCAGAAATTTTTCCGCGCCCAGGGTAGCAACAACGTCGATCACTGCGCCCGTCTTTGACACGCTCCTACAGTGGCAGGTCTTGCCAGCACGCTAGGAAACGGAACGATGACTAATGATTTGGTAGAATTTGCGACCGATACGGACGTATTTTTACTCATCGGTACCAACACGAGCGAGTGCCACCCGATCATCGCTATGCAGATGCAGCGCGGACTTCAGCGCGGCGCCAAGATGATCGTCGTAGATCCAAAGCGCACCGATATGGCTAAAAAAGCCGATATTTTCTTGCAAATCCCGATCGGAGCGAATATCAAAACGCTAAATACGATGATGCACGTCATAATCGCCGAAAATTTACAAGATAGCGAATTTATCGAGAAGTACTCCGAGGGATTTGAATATCTAAAAGAAGCGGTCAAGGACTTTACGCCTGAGCGTTTCGAGCGCGAAACCGGTATAAAAAAAGAGCTCATCATAGAGGCAGCTAGGATGTATGCTAAAGCAGGCGCGGCGGCGATTTGCTACACGATGGGTATCACGCAGTTTAGCGACGGCACGTCAAACGTCTTTTCGCTATCAAATTTAGCCGTTTTAACGGGGAATTTGGGCAAAAAGGGCGCTGGCGTAAACCCTCTGCGCGGTCAAAACAACGTCCAGGGTGCATGCGACATGGGCGCGCTGCCTAACGTCATCCCGGCAGGCGCGGTAAACAGCCCTTACGCGCAGGAGCAAGCGCGCAAAGTATGGCACTTTGAGCTAAATCCGGTTCCTGGCTTTAAGCTAACGCAAGCACCCGATAAAATGGATAGCGGCGAGCTAAAAGTTCTCTACGTCTACGGCGAAAACCCCGTAATGAGCGATCCTTGGACCGAGCACTTCGTCCACGCCGTACATCATCTAGACTGCTTTATCGTGCAGGATTTGTTTTTCACAGAAAGCGCGCACAAGGCCGACGTCGTATTACCTGCCGCGGGCTGGGGCGAAAAGGACGGAACCTTTATCAACACCTCTCGCCGCGTCCAACGCACTCGCAAGGCTAGCGAGCCCGTTAACGGCGTGGAGCCTGATTGGAAGGTCGTTTGCAACATCGCAAACCGCATGGGACTAGAGGGGTTTGATTTTGCGAGCCCTGAGCAAATTTGGAACGAGCTAAGGGAGCTTATGCCTAAATTTTTCGGTGGTATCAGCTACTATAGACTAGGCAAACTAGGCGGTATCAGCTGGCCGTGCCCCGACGAGGAGCATCCGGGTACGCCCGTGCTTTACGCAGATCATAAGTCCATGCTGCCTGGCGGTAAATTCCGCTTCGCGCCGGTACTTTACGTAGACGATAAAGAGGAGCGCGCTAAAGCCGAGGCCGAATTTAGAGCCAAGATGAATATCCCGGAGGGCTATCCGGTCGGTAGCGGCGCGCTTAGCGAAGTGCCCGACGAGGTATATCCGTGCCTATTTACGACCGGACGCAAGGTCTATCACTACCACACGGGCACGATGACGAGAGAGTGTCCGGCTCTTGAATACGGTGCGGGCATCGAGGGCGCGCTCATAGAGGTGAGTCCCGATATCGCTCGCGAGAGGGAGCTAGAGGAGGGCTGCTACGCGCTCGTACAAAACAAACGCGGCCAGATCGCGGCCAAACTACGCGTAAATCCGGATCTAAAAGAAGGCACGATATTTACGACCTTCCACTATAGCGAGGCCGACGGTAACGAGCTAGCCAACGCCAGCGATCCCGATCCGCTCTCAGGCATCACGCCGCTAAAGATGACGATAGCAAACATCAGGCGTCTAAGCGAAGAGGAATTTATCAAATTTAGAGAGCAAAACGAGATGTCGATGCACTCGGCAAATCCGTATTTATCGCCTGTTAGAGCGTAA
- a CDS encoding helix-turn-helix transcriptional regulator, translating into MLNELYNDVEYKTLLEHISSQYKGKVVLDRKQTAGVLGIGVSTLDLRISQGRDIPRYIKMGDAKNSRIAFAITDIATYIFQKRVKTCS; encoded by the coding sequence ATGCTTAACGAACTATATAACGATGTAGAGTACAAAACGCTTCTTGAGCACATATCTAGCCAATATAAAGGAAAGGTAGTTCTAGACAGAAAGCAAACCGCAGGGGTTCTTGGCATCGGCGTATCTACTCTTGATCTTCGTATATCGCAGGGCAGAGATATTCCGCGTTATATAAAGATGGGAGATGCAAAGAATTCTCGCATAGCGTTTGCGATAACGGACATTGCGACTTATATTTTTCAAAAAAGGGTTAAAACATGCTCTTAA